The DNA segment TGGCCATATGGTTTATTACACAGACTTAGATAGGTGTTTTATTTATCcttctgacttttttttttgcatttgctTCTTATTTCAGCTGATGCATACAAACAAACAGACTCAGAGTTTCTTAACTCAGAAAATAGTCAGAACAGAGATGCTGGTTCGACGGCGTCAACAGCCATCTTAGTTGGCGACCGTTTACTTGTTGCAAATGTAGGAGACTCTAGAGCTGTTATATGCAGAGGTGGAAATGGTAATGCTTGTTCAGTGTTATTTATGTCTTTTATTTGAAGGGCCTAAAATGGAGATTATAATACGTTTAGAAGGAAGTTGCGAGTGTCAGTGGTCTTGTCTTTTCTGGTACTAATATAATTCCTTTTTGTCAAAGCTATTGCTGTATCCAGAGATCACAAGCCTGATCAAAGTGATGAGCGCCAACGAATTGAGGATGCTGGAGGATTTGTCATGTGGGCTGGTAAGAAAACGTTTGATGGAAACCTTTCTTCGTATCTGCGTTTATATCTTTTACCAAACTGGTTATTGCTGTTTATGCTAAAAGGAACATGGAGAGTTGGAGGAGTTCTTGCTGTTTCTCGTGCATTTGGCGATAGGTTATTGAAGCAGTATGTTGTTGCTGATCCGGAGATACAGGTATTGGCTTTGCATCATAATCTCTTCCatagataagaaaaataataggaATAAACTCAAGTAAGAGGTACGAGAGTGTTACCTCATAGTATGACATTGTAGACTATTTTCTAGAATGACTACACCAATTCTGCCTTCGTTAGCtcataaacatatatatgaaaatttcaGGAGGAAAAGGTTGATAGCTCACTTGAGTTTCTCATTCTTGCAAGTGATGGTCTCTGGGACGTTGTATCTAACGATGTAAGAAGTACCGTTTGATTTTCTAAACTCTCCTTTCAAAATCTCTCCCTTGATAGCATTCATAATCCTCTGGAAATGACAACACATCTCTGTTTTGATCCGCAGGAAGCCGTAGGCATGATCAAGGTGATAGAAGATCCCGAGGAAGGTGCAAGAAGACTGATGACGGAAGCTTACCAAAGAGGTAGTGCAGACAACATAACTTGTGTCGTTGTACGTTTCTTTTCAGACCAAGCAGGAGTAGGTTCCAGCAGGGACATCGATCACGGTATTATACCGGACAGAAGCTCCGGTGACTCATCAACATAGTTTTAACACTAGTGATTTCCCTTTGGGTTTCGCTTTTTCAGATTTCGCTCAAAATAACAGATGAATCGGGAAGATTATATATCGTTTTCAAAAATGTCCAACGGTTTTTCAAGAATACATAGACAAAACTCAGGAAACATGAATGGTTTTTGGTCTCGTGTCACTTCGGTTGTTACACATTTTCGTTACTTGGGCATGTAAAGAAACATAAAACACGACACGATCAAAAGTACTTCAAATTTGCATAGAAGAGAGTGAAGCAAACGTTAATGGTGATTCTTAATATGTTATATTTCATGTTAAAAATCAATATCCTGTCTTAAATGTCACAACAACAAATCCACAAGTCTTATCTTCTTCGGACAAAAAACATAAGAGATTAATAACTGAGACGCTATCAACTCTTTGTCGAAGAATGCAAAGCTAACAGTAGAAAAGATGTGATACACGCACGCTGCTGCTTTGTGGTGAGTGATGAGGTTAACCCGTCCCTGATTTGAGGGTATTACTCAACCTGAAGGAGAAGAATATGTACATATATGAGAGCTTTGCTGAACCAGAAAAAAATGCACATGAAATAATACTTCATGCGCTTACCAGTCTAGGCCTTCGAAAAGTCCTTCGCCTTTCACAGCACAAGTTTTGAAGATTGCCCATTGACGACTCTTTATCTTGTGCAACTCCAAGGCCTCTGTCACAGCCGCATCGTCAAGTGCGCCTGGCAGATCCTGTTTCATTTCATTACGGAATCGTCAGAAATATATGCAAAACTTATCCACTGGTGgtactgattttttttcaattagCTTCCAGGTGAATTTATCAGAACTTGGAGGCGGCAACAAGGTAAACAACATGACATAGATGATACGAACCTGCTTGTTTGCAAATATAAGAACCATTGCACCTTTCAATTCCTCTTCCTGTAAGAAGGTTCAGATGAACCAAGGACGAGTTAGCTGCTTAGTAATTGATGAACTATTTCACAGGCAAGAAAATCATAATTGTCACAAAGAGCAATCAAATGATACACAAAAATCTATATAGCAAGTCAGGATCAATAGCAGTTCCTGTCCTAGAATGTCTCAGTTTTACACCAGCCTTTTCCCTCAGTACAAATCATAGAGACTTTAATGCTAATGTTAAATATATTACAAGGCTGTTCAACATTCTACAAACATTGAGTAGCAACATATGTAAGTTTCTAAAACAGTTTCTAACAATCAAAAGAGGTGAGCCGTTATTGTATTATCAACAGAGAAACCACCAAGAAAGTATTCCCCTCGTTTGGATACTAAGGGGAACCCTTTATCAAGAAGACAATACACCAATTACATTGAAAAATGAAACCTTTAGCAGTAGTTTTACCTCCAAAATTGCATGGAACTCCTCTTTCGCCACTCCAATTCTATCAGTATCACTCGAATCAACAACGTAAATCACTGCCTGTGTATTTGGAAAATAGCATCTCCAATATGGCCTGAAACCGTTGCGCGCAAAAATCAGTTCCCATTGTCTCTAGAAAAAGGATAACAGAGGAAATAGAAAAGGTTTCACAAAGCTATATACCTGATACTCGTTTGTCCACCTGCACAATGAAAAATCAATCATAAATTAAACCAAACGTTCCATAATTGCAAGGTTAAGTTACAAACAGTTCAATCATGACCTAATCCACTATATCCACAGCTACAAATATGCAAAGCATAGAGTCTAATGTGAATATACACATACACTATTCAAGTTTCAGTGTAGTTACATCTGCTATCATGAGCCTATTCAATCACTTGCCCTATTAATCTACAAGCCAAGACTAACTGGATCCATAAGAACACGCTTTGATCTAAAGATCAATCAATGTACTGTTCGAGCAATTGCTTACCTAAATCCCAGACCTGAAACTTGATATTGTTGTACTGCACAGTCTCCACGTTAAATCCAATAGCTGCACATCGgaacaaatcaaaatcaaatcgATTTCAGTGGAATTAGCGAGGATCGATGGTGAAATACATACTCGGGATCGTGGAGACGACCTCTCCCATCTGAAGCCGATCTGGAGAATCACGAAATCAAAAATTTAACTCAACACAAAAACGCTAGCCACTACATTGTCGGTGAAATTAGAAGAAGATGGAGGCGATGGATTATTACAGAGGATGGTGGTTTTTCCGGCATTGTCGAGGCCGAGGACGAGGATACGAGCTTCTTTGTTTCCAAACACGGAGGAAAACAGCTTCGTGAATACGATTCCCATCTTCTTCCTGAGCTTCTCTTCGGATCAGATCATACGATCTAAGAGAGAGATTCGTCTCTTGATCTCTCTGTACTGAGAAGACGAAGATTTAGCGAGTTGGTAAACCTTCTGGCTCAGCTAGCGGAACACATATGGGCCGCTAATTATCAGCTCGGCCCAGTAAGAGGATATGGGTTTTAGTACTTTCACCATAAGTTTCTTTACAAGAGATCATGAGGCTGATGTCTTCTGCAATTTGATTTAACAGCTCTCTCATCCTGGCGTCATCATCCATCTCACGCTTTggttgttgattttttttttttttgcatttataAAGTAGTTATGCACAAagatgtattttaaaaaaatatacttttaatacattgaacaaaaatatgatatatattctAATATGCACACATTATCTGTTGAGTTGGACGCAAAAACTACTAGGAGGGTAACTTCCTTCCCttactttttcttttgattttgatttaccACCTGCTAAGTAGtaaaaaactttttttcaattgacagcATTCATATCGAAGTGTTTTGCATCTAAATCACATATAGCTTTTTTGCTAAAGTTGAGATagaaattttaccaaaaaaaaaagttgagatAGAAAGTACTACAGCATAGCGGAATATAtacaattaagaaaaaaataaatgtttacaataaaaaaaataaagcagtAAATGAAAGAAAAGAATGTCCAAATGGAATAGATAATTGTTTGGAACTTTACAAGGACGCGGCTACTCGGCGCCTCGAAAGACAGCTCACCGTTGTCAAAAATGTCAAAGCAGAATCTATTCTTTTTGCTATAATTAACTCAACACAATACATTACGGGACACGTCTTGGCATTTCTGCTAACTCTTTGACCCACAGAATAGCTAAACTGGATACGCAACAGAAATGATTTGCTAAcaaattgttttgttaattagCTAATTCTCTTGTTAATGGATGGggaatattatttattttggagaAAGCGGggaatatcatattttaaaatattgctTGTTAATTAGCCGGcattttcactttaaaatattttaaatatataaaaatacttacATATTAGGTTttgatgaaattaaaaaaaactacagCTTACTAGAATGTCATTTGCCAATACAAGCAAAGAAGGAAACGTGTAGAAAGAGTTACATGACCCTAACCTAGAAACCTAGATCAACcagatttaaaaaagaaaacatttttcCAAAGGGTaaccagataaaaaaaaaacatttctgaAAGCTTCTAGGGTTTATATTATTTGTCTGCGTTTGTTTTCACGTTTACACTTTGcccaaaaaatcattatataaaactatgttgaaatttaagtttttatttttatttttctagaagTATATATTAACCCAAATGACACTAAGGAATTTGTTGAAACGATCGAGTCCTGAATATATGGATGTACACGTATGAAACCGCATTTACAATCGTTTGGTATGTGCAGAGCCAGAGTAATCAAATATTTCCTCAAAAGCTACAAAACCTGGAATAAAGTATTTAGCATAGCAAAAGATAAAACATTACAAACCAAGTAAAACTCAAAATTTTGCTCTCTAGTAGAGTTTACGTTCCTAGTAAACATATGAAGGAAAATTTCCCAGAGAGctctcaaaaaagaaaaaaaaaacattaattaaggaaaggaaagtaagaaaaaaaaaaaaaaaaaaaaacttagtggCTTGTTGTTGGTTCTCCAGTatctttcactttctcttcaTTTTCTCCCAACTTCTTCTCCTCTCCGGCAACAACATTATCCTCCTGAGAAACTACCATTTTACCCTCATGAGCCCCACACGTACACTTCTTCATCGCCGGCGTCGCGATAAACCTCGGCATGTTTTCTCCCGCCATTATGACCAGAAACTTCTCCTCGTACGCTCCGTTCTCCGCTTTGTCCCCAGACCGGCTCTCTTTCTCTTCGTCCTCTGCTCCACCGTTCCGACCATCTTCTTCTCCGGAAGGAGATAGACGCCAGTAAGAACAGGCGAGGATGAGAAGAGCAAAGGCGATGAGTCCAAGCATCGCCGCTAAACCGCCGAAGAGGTAAGGAATTGGCGAGTGCCACGGTGATTGCGGCACCGCTCGGTGAATCACCGAAGATGAAGGTGATGCTGACGTACTGTGCATCGCCACTTCTTGCAACATCGATCGAACGCTCAACGGtctcatttttttgtttaacacTTTCTTTTGCTTATATCCCTTCTTTGTAACTAgagataagttttttttttttatcaacagagATAAGTTTCtctcaactctttttttttcttgttaactTGCTCACTTAAAGTAGGATAAAGGAAAGCTGAATATGAAACAATGGGGAAGGTAATGAGACGTATTTATATTATAGGGGTAAGCAACTTGGGGACAAAGGTAGTGACGATTAGATTTAATTAgtatttttgtaacaaagaTTAATTAATACTATAATTTTGTGAATGCCATCATTCTATCTCTCTCTTTAACCATAGTGCTGAATTTATTTCATAAAACCCCAAAAATactaacaaaagaaaacacCCCCAAATATATATTCTACGTTTTTGTTTACTTTAGGTCATCTCTATCTCCACTCCATTATTTCTTCTAAATGGAGTAAACGTAAATATAGAGTAAAGAATGCTTTAAATTAACTTCATATTTCActtcataatgaaatttactctataaatagaataatttattttttgtttgttcatcactcaaTTATGGAATAAGGTTAGAAcaattttacttcatttttatttttattccattttagaggaaaaaatagagttttacattggagatgctcttatatgGAGTTATTACCAAGGGTGGCAACAATCAAGACGTTTAAAATGCTTGGTTTATGTTAGTGTTAAACTGTTAATACCATGTCGCAGCTCAAATccaataaaaagatatgaacggCAGAATATACTTTTGATGTAGTAACAAgatgttaaaataatattttttataaaaaatgaacaaaacttACATATATAACCCACGACGCTGGCTGTGTTGTGCATAGCCACTCTAATCTCTTGTGGCAAATAAAATAAGGGACAGTGTCATGATTCATCGTTTCAGTTGATGTATCAACACAACATAACTGGACACTTTAccgttttatttaaaaat comes from the Brassica rapa cultivar Chiifu-401-42 chromosome A01, CAAS_Brap_v3.01, whole genome shotgun sequence genome and includes:
- the LOC103851560 gene encoding probable protein phosphatase 2C 59, whose protein sequence is MGYLNSVLSSSSQVHAGDGPVSGGGLSHNGKFSYGYASSPGKRSSMEDFYETRIDGVDGEIVGLFGVFDGHGGARAAEYVKQNLFSNLIRHPKFISDTSAAIADAYKQTDSEFLNSENSQNRDAGSTASTAILVGDRLLVANVGDSRAVICRGGNAIAVSRDHKPDQSDERQRIEDAGGFVMWAGTWRVGGVLAVSRAFGDRLLKQYVVADPEIQEEKVDSSLEFLILASDGLWDVVSNDEAVGMIKVIEDPEEGARRLMTEAYQRGSADNITCVVVRFFSDQAGVGSSRDIDHGIIPDRSSGDSST
- the LOC103851569 gene encoding ADP-ribosylation factor 1, yielding MGIVFTKLFSSVFGNKEARILVLGLDNAGKTTILYRLQMGEVVSTIPTIGFNVETVQYNNIKFQVWDLGGQTSIRPYWRCYFPNTQAVIYVVDSSDTDRIGVAKEEFHAILEEEELKGAMVLIFANKQDLPGALDDAAVTEALELHKIKSRQWAIFKTCAVKGEGLFEGLDWLSNTLKSGTG
- the LOC103851579 gene encoding protein GLUTAMINE DUMPER 1, which translates into the protein MRPLSVRSMLQEVAMHSTSASPSSSVIHRAVPQSPWHSPIPYLFGGLAAMLGLIAFALLILACSYWRLSPSGEEDGRNGGAEDEEKESRSGDKAENGAYEEKFLVIMAGENMPRFIATPAMKKCTCGAHEGKMVVSQEDNVVAGEEKKLGENEEKVKDTGEPTTSH